The DNA region TGATCACAAGGGATCTGCTTCTTTCCGTCAAAAAGGGTCTGGAAAACCACGATGTGGCGATGGACAAGGAGATTCGCCTGGACGAGGACAGCGCTGTTGTCAGCATGATTACGGATGACAGCCTGGTGCGCCGTGTGCTGGTGAACATGCTCAAGAACGCCCTGGAGGCCGAGTCGGGAGGCAACACGGTGACCATGGGCTGCACCTATGACGAAGCCGCAGAGGCTGTGGTTTTCCGGGTGCACAACCCCACGGCTATGTCCAGCGACGTCAAGCTGCAGATATTCCAGCGGTCGTTCTCAACCAAGGGCCTGGACCGCGGCATCGGCACCTACTCCATCAAGCTGCTCGCGGAGCGCTACCTGGGCGGCACGGTGTGGTTCACGTCTACGCCGGGAGAAGGCACGACATTCTACGCCCGCTGGCCCAGACGTCCTGTCGCGACAGCGGGGGAGTAGGCCGACTCAGAACTTGCCGGCCGCGCGCCGGAAGGCGTCGGTGACTTCTTCCAGAGCCCGCTGCAACCCGCCCTTGATCTCGCGCAAAGCGCCGCCGCCCGCATGGGCGTACCCTTCGAGCTTGCCCATGAGCTCGTTGTAGGACTGCGTGTATCCGGCGATCTTCTTGGAGTAGTACTCGCGGGACTCGGTGCTGCGGATGTCCATCTCGGATTTCGTCTTTTCCAGGGATGAACGCATCTTGTGTATCTCGCGGGAGATGCGCTTCCAGTTCCAGGAGTCGGACGTACGGATTCGCTCGGAGAACTCCTTGCCAGGGCTGAAAGCGGGGCGGCTGTGCTCCGGAATGATGATGGGGTCGCCGGTCTGCGGATTGCGGCCTTTTTTTGCGGCCATGGGCCGGACCTCGAAGGTTCCGAAGTTGCGAAGCGCCACATGGTCCCCGGCGGCAAGGGCTTCTGTAATGGAGTCGGTGATGGCGTCCAGGACGTCGGCAGCCTGCTTCTTGGATTCGAAACCGACCTCATCGTGAATCAATTGTATCAGATCCTCTTTGACCATATCGCACTCCTTTTCGACAGAATATACATCAGTTATCCAAAAAATCCAACGGAATCGGCGGTTGCGCGTGTAAAAAAGTGCATTGGCGCGGGGTAGGGTTGGGATGGCGCGCCTTCAAAAAAGTGAGATATATTGGAATGTTATGCGAGAGTTGTTTTTGTTGATTAATGTAGGTTTCAGTTGACATCAGTTGTTTCAAAGTGATAACTGCTGATTGAAGTGTAGTACGGTTGAAAATCGGTATGGTTACTTTGGGTGGAACGCTCACGAGCACATAGTTTCCTACCCCCAGCGGATGCATGGAAGAACGCACTGTCTTTACCTTGAAGCAGGCCGCCGAGCTGCTCAATTGCCATACCGAGACGTTGCGCCGGGCCATCAAGGACGGTCACTTGTTCGCCGCGAAGATCGGCAAGGAGTATCGGATCTCCAAAACCGATCTCGAAGATTACTGGACAGCCAAGGGCGGCGGCGCCCTGTTCGACGATTCGCCCAGGCCGGAGCGGCCGGCTGTCAAAAATAAGAAGGACAAGGGCGGCCCGGAACAGTTCAAACTGCCCACATGAAGCCGCACCGCAAGGAGGGTGACACAATGGAAGAAAAACGCGCACAAGACTCGGGTGCTTTTGAAGAGATCACCCTGGTCAATGATGCTGGGGCCAGCCTTGTCTTCCGCGGCAGGGTCCAGGCTGAGAATTCCTTCTACGATGGGGATTCCGGCACGCTCACGGTGCAGCGGCTCTATGTCACCAGCGACGGCCACCAGGCCTACTCCGTCGTCAGCGGCGCCGGCGCCTCCAAGGAACGCCGCGCCTACATCATCAAGCGCGAAGGCCAGCTCTGCCGCATCAACAACGGCCTCTTCGACGTCACCATCAACGCTGCCGATCTGCTGACGGCGGTCAAGGGGCTCTGCGGTCTGCAGGACGATGCCGGCCAGGCCGAGTTCCTTGGCGAGGCGCTCTCGAAAGACATCGCAGCCAACGAGTAGCATTGGCTGTCCATCGTGTCGCCGGTGTTACGGATTATGCCGAACATCCCGGCTGCTTGCGCTTTTCCCAAATCGTGATATTTCGAAAAAGAAGCGGGTAAAGCGCCGTGAAACGTGGTATACAGTTTCATGGTGCGGGTGTGCCCGCGTACTGACCGGATATCGCATGACTACAGCGCGCGCGACAGCGAGGAGAGGACAATGCCTGTCAGCAAGAAGTATCTGAAATCCAAGCCTGTTTGCAAAGTGACCTTCAAGCTTCCCAAGGAAGCCTCCGAGGGTGTGGATAAAGCCAGCCTTGTCGGCGACTTCAACGACTGGGACAAGGATGCCGCGCCCATGAAGAAGCTCAAGACCGGCGGCTTCACGCTCACGCTCGATCTGGACGTGGGCAAGGAGTACCACTACCGTTTTCTCATGGATGGCGAGAAGTGGGAGAACGACTGGGAAGCTGACAAGTATGCGTACAGCCCGTACGCCAGCGCCGACAATTCCGTGGTCGTCGTCTAGGCTCGGGGAAGTCGCCGTGCGCGGCCGCCTTTGAATGGCGGCTGCCTCATTGGCCGTATGCGGCCACGATGCATGTGGCGGTGCACCGGTAGCGCCGACGTTGCATCTGTCTGCGCCGATTCCGGAGCCATCGTTCAAGTCCGCTCCGATCTTGCTGGAGTATTTTTCGGGTAGAAGCGCATGAGCAAGAACCTTCGAGCACCAGACGCCTCCGGCGAGGAGATAGACGCAGCCGCCGTGCTCGCACGCATGCTCGATATCACCGGCGCGTCTTCCCAGACAGAGCTCGCCGATATCCTCGGCGTGGGCAAGGCCGCCATCTCCGACGCCAAGACCCGCGGCGCCGTGCCCGCCTCCTGGCTGCTCAGGCTCAGCCGGTCCCCATACAACGCCAATCCAGTCTGGCTGGAGCTCGGCCTGGAGCCAAGGCGCATCCAGACGCGCTCCGCCGCGCAGGATTCCACGCCGCCCCTGCTGCGCGCCGCCATGGCTCCGCAGCCCGAGGCTGGCGAGAGCTCTGTCCCCCAAAAGCCGCAGCAATCCGCCCAGAAATCATCCACTTCCCATGGCGCGGTGCCCGTGGCCCGGCTGGCCCTGGCTGCGCGCGGCGACGCCCTGGCTCTGGATGGCGCGGCCGTCTCGCCGTTCACCTTTGCACCGTCGTTCCTGGAGAGCCTGGGCGATCCTTCGTCCATGCGCCTGGTGGGTGTGGAGCACGATGGGGCCGTGCCGGGCGGCTCACGCGGGGACTGGCTGCTGGTGGACGAGTCGCGCACGGACATCCTGGAGGGAGCCCTGCATGTGCTGCGCCTGGGACCGGACGTGGTGGTGCGGCGGATACGGCGGAAGGCGGACGAGATCGTCCTCCTGGCGGATGAGCGCGAGGAATGCCTGCCCGCCATACGCCACGGGCTCGATGTGCTGGGGGTTGTGGTCTGGGCCGGCCGGAAGATGCCATAGCCCGGGCCGTTGCCGGCCGTGGTGACGACGAAGGAATGGCGCCGGCTTTGTGCCGGTTACTCCTCGATATTGAAGTACTGGGTCAGCTGGACGAGCGAGAGGATTTTGCGCACCTGCAGGCTGGGGTTGGTCAGCCGCATGTTCACATTCAGCTCCTTGCTCCGTTTGCGCAGAACCACAAGGCTGCTGATGCCGGTGGAATCCATGAACGACGTGTTCGAGAGGTCGACCACGATTTCGTGCACTCCGTCCTGCGATGCACGGTCGAGCGCCTTCACCATTTCCTGCTTCAGGTCGGGAGTCTGCTTGAGCGTCACTTCGCCTTCGAGCTGGATGACAAGGGTGTCGTCCTTGATCTCGATAGAGTATGTGTTCTTCGGACGTGATTTCCTGGGAGGCGTCATGGAATCTCCGCATTGCCGGGGAAGGTCCACCACGGCGTCCCGGCTGAAATGGTTTGATGACTAACCTCCTGATATGTCATTTTTTCACGTGGCGCAAGCCTTTGCCGGGCTTTGAAAAAGCTCTGGACTCCCCACCGGGCTTGGGGTAGTCAACTGACCCCATACAGCGGTAGCCGGAATCCGCATGAAATCTGCGCGGAAGACCACGCCGCAATCCGGGCGGTTGCTCCTGCTGTATGGAGAATGTACTCATGGCCGTAAAAAACGATATCCACGCTTTTCTTGGCACAGGGACCAGCTTTGAAGGCACGCTTCGCTTTCAGGGCATGGTGCGCATCGACAGCAAGTTCGAGGGCACCGTCGAATCCGAGGGCATGCTCGTGCTGGGTGAAAAGGCGCACATCAAAGGCTCCGTCACTGTCGGGCAGCTGGTCTCGGCCGGCACGGTTGATGGCGAGCTTGTGGCCACTGTCAGCGCCACCCTGCAGAAAGGCTCTCTGTTTCTGGGCACCCTGACCACGCCCACCATCAATATGGAAGAGGGCGCCCGTTTCGAGGGCCGCGTCATCATGAACAAGGAAAAGCCCAGCGACCCCGTCAGGCCCGTTTCTCCGGGCGAGGGGGGCGACGCCTTCAGCTCGAAAGAGAAGAAGTCCTGGTTCAAGCGCTGACGCGCAGCCGGATCGAGAATGAATCAAAAAAGCCGACCCGGAAAACCGGGCCGGCTCTCTGCCGCATGATCGCGCTTCAGTAGTGACGCCACGTGCCGGGCGCTTCGCGCAGGTACTGGTCGAACTCCTCGCTTACGCCGATACGCACCTCGTCGTCGGTCTTGGCGACCTGCACATTCAGTTCCGGGTCAAGCCCGGAGTCCAGCGCCAGCTCTTCCAGGTGCCGGCGCGTCTTGTCCGCCTTCAGGCGGATATCATCGTTCTTTTCGTACGATTCCCTGGGAAATCGCGCTGCTGTGATGTAGTACATACGACCCTCCTTGGCTTCAGGCGGGCTCGTTGATCTATAGAGCGTGTCCCGTCTACTATTCAGAAAATAATTTTCAGTCGCGGTTTTGCAATGGGGTGTTTTTCGGGCTCCCTTTGCCAGCCTCGCCGGCCGCGGTCTCCAGCTCCGATCTGAGCGCCTCGTCGCGGTCGGGATCGCGCCTGGGGTCGAAGCGGTAGCGGTAGTGCAGCCGTGCGGCCGGGACCAGGTGCATGGCGCCGGCGCGGGCAAGCCAGGCCAGAACGGGCTCTCCCGGCCTGCGCGACATGCGGCGCTCCACCTCGGCGATGCTTGTGTAGAACGGTGAGTCCGCGCCAAAGGCCGCGGCGCGTCTGCTGCGGCGCGTTTCCGCCATGCGCCGGCGGCGCAATCCACCACGCCTCGCAATTCGTACGATCAGGAAGACGGCCAGCAGCCCTGCGCCGGCCAGCAGCCATCCCCGCGCGGCCGAGTTCTGCGCCGCGTAACGCCAGCGCATGAACGCAAAGGCGGCGTCCGCCCGCCAGTCCCACAGCCATTGCAGGGGCGAGAGGGCTTCCGTGTCTTCCGGGAGCCACAAAGGCGGCGTGGGGTCGATGTCCATCCACCGTTCGCCGGACCAGTAGCGTGGCCAGGAGTGGGCGTGGCTCTCGCGCACCAGGTAGATGCCGGGATCGGGGCCGGGCTCCCACACGGCGTAACCCATGGTGTAGCGCGCCGGGATGCCGGCCTGGCGGAGCAACAGGGTCGCGGCCGTGGCGAAGTACTCGCAGTGGCCGCTGCGCGAGACGGTGAGGAACTCCTGGAGTGGCGTCAGCTCCGGCCGGTTGCGCTCCAGCACGACCGAGTAGCTGAAGTTGGTGTGGAAGTACTGCTGCACGCGGCGGGCGGCCTCTGCCGGCTCGAGGTCCCGCAGACCCAGCCTTTGTACGATAGGTTCCAGGACGTCGCGATTTGCGGGCGTCACCAGGCCGTCGATGGGCAGCGGGGAGCCGAGACGGTGCGCGCCGGCGCGCATGGTCGCGTTGTAGGCGATGAAGCCTGGTGCGTCGTCCACCAGCACGGCGCCCAGGCCGCTGGTCTCCACCACATCCGCGCCCATGCCGGCGATGGAGGCGGTATGGGGCGGCAGGGGCAAGAGCCCTTCGCCCCGCACGAGATCCTGGAAGATGCGGATGGAGGGTGAGCCCTCGCTGGCTGGGACATCGCCGGCAGTCTGGGCTCCAGGGGAGAGCACGTACTCATCCGTTTCCGGCACAGGCTCCAGGGGCACGAAGGTGGCGTTGGACGCGGTCCAGTTCGAGCCATCGAAGAAGTTGTAGGCCGACGTGGCCAGGTAGAGCGGCGGCCGCATTCCGTGTGGCAGCTCCACGCGCAGCACGATGCGCCGCGAGATCTTGAGCTCACCGATCTCGTCGATGGCCGTGCGTACTTCGAAGGGGCCCTTGATCATGCGTTGGGCATAGGCTCGCGCCCAGCGCTGGGCGCGCTCGATGCCGTCCTGGGTGACGAACCCCGTGGACAGGGCCAGCACGAGGATGATGAAAAAGAGGGACGGCCGTCCGCGCGCCGGCCGGTTGGCGAACAGGAAGAGGGCAGTGAGGACGGCGATGGCCGGGTAGAAGAGCAGGCGCTGCGGGTTGGCCCCGGCAGCTGCCACACAGGCCATGCCCGCATAGACAGGCAGGAAGTCGAACCCTGCGCGCAGGCTGTCGGGCGCGGTATTTGCGTCTGGTCTGCGCCGTCCAGGCAACCGCGCCAGGGCGGAAAAGGGGATGCGATTGCGCCGGCTGTACGCCTGGGCCAGGGCCAGGGGCGCGAAGA from Oceanidesulfovibrio marinus includes:
- a CDS encoding HU family DNA-binding protein, translated to MVKEDLIQLIHDEVGFESKKQAADVLDAITDSITEALAAGDHVALRNFGTFEVRPMAAKKGRNPQTGDPIIIPEHSRPAFSPGKEFSERIRTSDSWNWKRISREIHKMRSSLEKTKSEMDIRSTESREYYSKKIAGYTQSYNELMGKLEGYAHAGGGALREIKGGLQRALEEVTDAFRRAAGKF
- a CDS encoding helix-turn-helix domain-containing protein, with translation MEERTVFTLKQAAELLNCHTETLRRAIKDGHLFAAKIGKEYRISKTDLEDYWTAKGGGALFDDSPRPERPAVKNKKDKGGPEQFKLPT
- a CDS encoding isoamylase early set domain-containing protein gives rise to the protein MPVSKKYLKSKPVCKVTFKLPKEASEGVDKASLVGDFNDWDKDAAPMKKLKTGGFTLTLDLDVGKEYHYRFLMDGEKWENDWEADKYAYSPYASADNSVVVV
- a CDS encoding LexA family transcriptional regulator, yielding MSKNLRAPDASGEEIDAAAVLARMLDITGASSQTELADILGVGKAAISDAKTRGAVPASWLLRLSRSPYNANPVWLELGLEPRRIQTRSAAQDSTPPLLRAAMAPQPEAGESSVPQKPQQSAQKSSTSHGAVPVARLALAARGDALALDGAAVSPFTFAPSFLESLGDPSSMRLVGVEHDGAVPGGSRGDWLLVDESRTDILEGALHVLRLGPDVVVRRIRRKADEIVLLADEREECLPAIRHGLDVLGVVVWAGRKMP
- a CDS encoding STAS domain-containing protein, which gives rise to MTPPRKSRPKNTYSIEIKDDTLVIQLEGEVTLKQTPDLKQEMVKALDRASQDGVHEIVVDLSNTSFMDSTGISSLVVLRKRSKELNVNMRLTNPSLQVRKILSLVQLTQYFNIEE
- a CDS encoding bactofilin family protein, with the protein product MAVKNDIHAFLGTGTSFEGTLRFQGMVRIDSKFEGTVESEGMLVLGEKAHIKGSVTVGQLVSAGTVDGELVATVSATLQKGSLFLGTLTTPTINMEEGARFEGRVIMNKEKPSDPVRPVSPGEGGDAFSSKEKKSWFKR
- a CDS encoding transglutaminase-like domain-containing protein, giving the protein MKTPPLLIGLSLLLWGYATGMLWTGAALAAGFELRWLTRSRAVLELSDQAVTLFFDCCLLIAAGSALFLFLSPDDPPVGKTLLLWLPLVFAPLALAQAYSRRNRIPFSALARLPGRRRPDANTAPDSLRAGFDFLPVYAGMACVAAAGANPQRLLFYPAIAVLTALFLFANRPARGRPSLFFIILVLALSTGFVTQDGIERAQRWARAYAQRMIKGPFEVRTAIDEIGELKISRRIVLRVELPHGMRPPLYLATSAYNFFDGSNWTASNATFVPLEPVPETDEYVLSPGAQTAGDVPASEGSPSIRIFQDLVRGEGLLPLPPHTASIAGMGADVVETSGLGAVLVDDAPGFIAYNATMRAGAHRLGSPLPIDGLVTPANRDVLEPIVQRLGLRDLEPAEAARRVQQYFHTNFSYSVVLERNRPELTPLQEFLTVSRSGHCEYFATAATLLLRQAGIPARYTMGYAVWEPGPDPGIYLVRESHAHSWPRYWSGERWMDIDPTPPLWLPEDTEALSPLQWLWDWRADAAFAFMRWRYAAQNSAARGWLLAGAGLLAVFLIVRIARRGGLRRRRMAETRRSRRAAAFGADSPFYTSIAEVERRMSRRPGEPVLAWLARAGAMHLVPAARLHYRYRFDPRRDPDRDEALRSELETAAGEAGKGSPKNTPLQNRD